Proteins found in one Sporosarcina sp. FSL K6-3457 genomic segment:
- a CDS encoding response regulator, with product MSKRILIVDDAAFMRMMIKDILTKNNFEVVGEAADGAQAVEKYEELKPDLVTMDITMPEMDGIAALKAIKEKHPSATIIMCSAMGQQAMVIDAIQAGAKDFIVKPFQADRVIEAIEKALG from the coding sequence ATGAGTAAACGTATTTTAATAGTGGATGACGCAGCATTTATGCGTATGATGATCAAAGACATTTTGACGAAAAATAATTTTGAGGTTGTAGGTGAGGCAGCGGATGGTGCACAAGCTGTTGAAAAATATGAGGAATTGAAGCCAGACCTAGTGACAATGGATATTACAATGCCTGAAATGGATGGCATCGCAGCACTTAAAGCGATTAAAGAAAAGCATCCTTCGGCAACAATTATTATGTGTTCAGCAATGGGGCAACAAGCAATGGTTATAGATGCAATTCAAGCGGGGGCAAAAGACTTTATCGTTAAACCTTTCCAAGCAGACCGCGTGATTGAAGCAATTGAAAAAGCATTAGGATAA
- the fliY gene encoding flagellar motor switch phosphatase FliY: MSDNILSQEEIEALLRGEPVGTEESTVSSADGIETADYLDEIEKDALGEIGNISFGSSATALSALLGQKVDITTPTISVVHRKELEAEFIHPYVAVKVEYTEGLSGMNLFVIKQSDAAIIADLMLGGDGTEPDMNLGEIHLSAVQEAMNQMMGSAATSMSTVFNKKVDISPPAIDLLDMESERGRELIPQDDLSIKVSFALKVGELIDSNIMQLLPLVFGKELVATLLGGGAEEVAAVAEMAPPLEKQQQPMPAHQQQAPAQDMQQPEYAQPMPQQQMRTQQPQVNVQQAQFASFESPSLNQAESNNLNMLLDIPLQVTVELGRTKRSVKEILEMSGGSIIELDKLAGEPVDILVNNRQIAKGEVVVIDENFGVRITDILSQVDRLNNLR; this comes from the coding sequence ATGAGTGATAATATCCTTTCGCAGGAAGAAATCGAAGCGTTACTGCGTGGTGAGCCCGTTGGGACCGAAGAATCTACCGTCTCGTCCGCTGACGGTATAGAAACAGCTGACTATTTGGATGAAATAGAGAAGGATGCGCTTGGCGAAATTGGCAATATTTCCTTTGGTAGCTCTGCAACAGCATTGTCTGCACTACTTGGACAAAAGGTCGACATAACAACTCCGACTATTTCGGTTGTCCATAGAAAAGAGTTGGAAGCAGAGTTTATCCATCCATACGTGGCTGTTAAAGTAGAATATACAGAAGGTCTAAGTGGCATGAACCTTTTTGTCATTAAGCAGAGTGATGCGGCAATTATTGCAGACCTTATGCTAGGTGGCGATGGTACGGAACCTGATATGAACCTTGGAGAAATCCATTTGAGTGCGGTACAGGAAGCTATGAATCAGATGATGGGGTCAGCGGCAACCTCTATGTCGACAGTGTTCAATAAAAAAGTAGATATATCACCGCCTGCAATCGATTTATTGGATATGGAATCTGAAAGAGGTCGTGAATTAATTCCACAAGATGACTTGTCGATAAAAGTGTCATTCGCACTTAAAGTGGGAGAGTTAATTGATTCAAATATCATGCAGCTACTTCCGCTTGTATTCGGGAAGGAATTGGTTGCAACTCTTCTAGGAGGAGGTGCGGAAGAGGTGGCAGCAGTTGCTGAAATGGCACCGCCGCTTGAAAAACAGCAACAGCCTATGCCGGCGCATCAACAACAAGCTCCAGCTCAAGACATGCAACAGCCGGAGTACGCTCAACCTATGCCACAGCAGCAAATGCGTACGCAACAGCCGCAGGTAAATGTTCAGCAGGCACAGTTTGCAAGTTTTGAAAGTCCTTCATTAAATCAGGCAGAGTCTAATAACTTGAATATGCTGCTTGATATTCCGCTACAGGTGACTGTTGAACTAGGGAGGACAAAACGTTCCGTTAAAGAAATTTTGGAAATGTCAGGTGGCTCCATCATTGAACTTGACAAGCTTGCAGGTGAACCAGTTGATATACTTGTCAACAATCGCCAAATTGCAAAAGGTGAAGTCGTTGTCATCGATGAAAACTTCGGTGTACGTATCACAGATATTTTAAGCCAAGTAGACCGTTTAAATAATTTACGATAG
- the fliM gene encoding flagellar motor switch protein FliM codes for MAGDILSQNEIDALLSALSTGEMTAEDMKKEDEPRKVKVYDFKRALRFSKDQIRSLTRIHENFARLLTTYFSAQLRTYVQINVASADQIPFEEFIRSIPNMTLINIFEVSPLDGNILMEVNPNIAYSMLDRLMGGIGTSPGKADNLTEIETKIMTNLFERSFDNYREAWSGIIDIDPFLAEMEVNPQFLQMISPNETVVVISFNIMIGESSGMINICIPHVVLEPIVPNLSVRYWMQSNIKEPSPEQSAILERRLKQAPLPVVAELGHGEMTIEDFLYLQVGDVISLDRKIDAPLVVKVGDVPKFTAQPGHLKNRMAVQIIETMIGGDEDDE; via the coding sequence ATGGCCGGCGATATTTTATCTCAAAATGAGATAGATGCACTTTTGTCCGCGTTATCGACAGGTGAGATGACTGCGGAAGATATGAAGAAAGAAGATGAGCCCCGGAAGGTCAAAGTATATGATTTCAAACGTGCCCTTCGGTTTTCAAAAGATCAGATTCGAAGTTTGACACGAATCCATGAAAACTTTGCTAGACTATTAACAACGTATTTTTCAGCTCAACTGCGCACGTACGTTCAAATCAATGTCGCATCAGCCGATCAGATTCCATTCGAGGAATTCATTCGGTCGATTCCTAATATGACATTGATTAATATTTTCGAAGTGTCCCCACTGGATGGTAACATTTTGATGGAGGTCAACCCGAACATTGCTTATTCGATGCTTGACCGTCTAATGGGTGGAATTGGAACAAGTCCGGGGAAAGCTGATAATTTAACTGAAATTGAAACGAAAATTATGACCAACTTATTTGAGCGATCTTTTGATAACTATCGTGAAGCATGGTCTGGCATTATCGATATAGATCCGTTTCTGGCGGAGATGGAAGTGAATCCACAATTTCTTCAAATGATATCGCCGAACGAAACGGTGGTCGTCATTTCGTTCAATATCATGATAGGTGAATCAAGTGGAATGATTAATATTTGTATTCCACACGTGGTATTAGAACCAATTGTTCCTAATTTGTCGGTCAGGTATTGGATGCAGTCCAATATAAAAGAACCGTCACCTGAGCAAAGTGCCATACTTGAAAGACGCTTAAAGCAAGCCCCCTTGCCTGTCGTTGCCGAACTTGGCCATGGCGAGATGACGATCGAAGATTTCTTGTACTTACAAGTGGGGGATGTTATTTCTCTCGACCGTAAAATCGATGCTCCGCTCGTCGTAAAAGTTGGCGATGTACCGAAGTTTACAGCGCAGCCGGGCCATCTGAAAAATAGGATGGCTGTGCAGATAATTGAAACAATGATAGGAGGGGATGAAGATGATGAGTGA
- the fliL gene encoding flagellar basal body-associated protein FliL — protein MKNKVLTISLIILVCITLIGVIALILVMQLNKGDASAEPTIDEIIENSVDIEEITTNLVGKQFIRISLKIQTDNKKAAEELAKRDFQVKNIVIQELSEMTSQDLEGKIGKQALEDSIKSQLNPLMQSGDIQKVYIVSHIIQ, from the coding sequence ATGAAGAATAAAGTATTGACAATATCGCTTATTATTCTAGTATGTATTACATTGATAGGTGTGATTGCACTCATTCTTGTTATGCAATTAAACAAAGGTGACGCTTCAGCAGAACCGACGATTGATGAAATTATCGAAAACTCGGTTGATATTGAAGAAATTACAACGAATCTCGTGGGCAAACAATTTATCCGTATTTCTTTGAAAATCCAAACGGATAATAAGAAAGCAGCAGAAGAGTTAGCAAAAAGAGATTTCCAAGTGAAAAATATTGTTATCCAAGAATTATCTGAAATGACTTCACAAGATTTAGAAGGTAAAATCGGTAAGCAGGCATTGGAAGACTCGATAAAATCGCAATTGAATCCACTGATGCAATCGGGGGACATTCAAAAGGTCTATATCGTTTCCCACATTATTCAATAA
- a CDS encoding flagellar FlbD family protein produces the protein MIQVTRLNGSTFTLNALYIEKIESFPDTTITLTTGTKYVVLDTADVVNSRIIEFYKAVQLLSNPFIRGEEDEE, from the coding sequence ATGATTCAAGTTACACGTTTGAATGGCAGTACGTTCACATTGAACGCACTGTACATAGAAAAAATTGAGTCGTTTCCTGATACGACCATTACGCTTACAACAGGAACAAAATATGTAGTCCTCGATACGGCTGATGTAGTAAACAGCCGGATCATCGAATTTTATAAGGCGGTCCAGTTGTTATCAAATCCGTTTATCCGAGGTGAAGAAGATGAAGAATAA
- the flgG gene encoding flagellar basal body rod protein FlgG has translation MLRSMYSGISGLRNFQTKLDVIGNNIANVNTYGFKKGRTIFKDLISQSVAGASGNTGTRGGVNPKQVGLGSQIAAIDTIHLGGSTQFTGNTLDMAISGDGFFQLGEYDEDGADGPISKIEYTRAGNFYMDNLGYLVNGDGKYVVGVGGAADYDPTADYDDGDFPYVNDDGTGLDLMDPREDYIALAQDPAEYNRIVIPTTAQSMSVGQDGTVTFVDENGELKYAGTLVMAKFPNPGGLDKVGGNYYQESANSGAPVRNLATEGGIGKTESGFLEMSNVDLAEEFTEMIVAQRGFQANTRIITTSDEILQELVNLKR, from the coding sequence ATGTTACGCTCAATGTACTCAGGTATCTCAGGTCTACGAAACTTCCAAACGAAGTTGGATGTAATTGGTAATAACATCGCCAACGTTAACACATACGGCTTTAAAAAAGGACGTACGATTTTTAAAGATTTGATTTCACAATCAGTTGCAGGAGCTTCAGGCAATACTGGAACACGTGGTGGGGTTAACCCGAAGCAAGTTGGACTAGGTTCACAAATTGCAGCAATTGACACCATTCACCTTGGTGGATCGACACAGTTTACAGGTAATACACTTGATATGGCGATTTCAGGTGATGGATTTTTCCAACTCGGGGAATATGATGAAGATGGAGCAGATGGTCCAATTAGTAAAATAGAGTATACAAGAGCTGGGAACTTTTATATGGATAACTTGGGGTATCTTGTTAACGGTGACGGGAAATATGTGGTCGGTGTAGGAGGGGCAGCAGATTATGATCCAACTGCGGATTATGATGATGGTGATTTCCCATATGTAAATGATGATGGAACAGGTTTAGATTTAATGGATCCACGTGAAGATTACATCGCGCTTGCACAGGACCCAGCAGAATATAACCGAATTGTCATCCCGACGACTGCCCAAAGCATGAGTGTTGGGCAAGATGGAACGGTCACATTTGTTGATGAAAATGGTGAATTGAAATATGCAGGCACACTTGTTATGGCTAAATTCCCGAATCCTGGAGGTCTTGATAAAGTAGGAGGAAACTACTATCAAGAATCTGCGAACTCAGGTGCTCCAGTACGAAATTTGGCAACTGAAGGTGGAATTGGTAAAACTGAATCGGGCTTCCTAGAAATGTCCAACGTTGACCTTGCGGAAGAATTCACAGAAATGATCGTTGCACAACGTGGTTTCCAAGCGAATACACGTATTATCACAACATCCGATGAAATCTTGCAAGAACTTGTCAACTTGAAACGATAA
- a CDS encoding TIGR02530 family flagellar biosynthesis protein, whose amino-acid sequence MDNINLHRIPAQSLYHQGQSLKPTQSPKQSFLEHLNNARQPATLKISKHAAERLAERDIHISDAEWGRVTDMVNEAKVKGVKESLVLMDQAALIVSARNSTVITAMDRMEAKDQLFTNIDGTIVLS is encoded by the coding sequence ATGGACAATATAAATCTCCACCGCATTCCAGCACAATCACTTTATCATCAAGGGCAATCACTTAAACCGACACAAAGTCCAAAACAATCATTTTTGGAGCATTTAAACAATGCACGACAGCCGGCAACGCTTAAAATAAGCAAACATGCAGCTGAGCGATTGGCAGAAAGAGATATTCACATATCGGATGCTGAATGGGGCCGTGTGACAGACATGGTCAATGAAGCAAAAGTAAAAGGCGTGAAAGAATCACTTGTGTTAATGGATCAAGCGGCATTGATTGTCAGTGCAAGGAACTCAACAGTCATTACAGCGATGGATCGAATGGAAGCAAAAGACCAGCTTTTCACTAATATTGACGGCACAATCGTGCTGAGCTAA
- the flgD gene encoding flagellar hook assembly protein FlgD: MSTIEGQKPITSNDYLINKKRDERKTGDGVLGKDDFMKLLIAQLQNQDPTNPMKDNEFIAQMAQFSALEQTMNLAKSFEKFAEAQTQAQMIQYTSFVGKNVAWHELKLDEQGNTVTGEDGKLVVEEGTNKIVSIKYENGDVKFVLDNDKVITPGNISEVKTDGAGGTNSLVEASMLIGKFVGYMDGEQEKSGKVVSVSNKDGKLQYILEDGTRVEGKNFTAISETGIPKAEMPPESEEPAKQEDVPGTSEETTP; the protein is encoded by the coding sequence ATGTCCACAATTGAAGGACAAAAACCGATTACAAGCAATGATTATCTCATTAACAAAAAGCGGGACGAGCGTAAAACCGGTGATGGAGTTTTAGGGAAAGATGATTTCATGAAATTACTCATTGCCCAATTACAAAACCAAGACCCGACGAATCCGATGAAAGATAACGAGTTTATCGCTCAAATGGCACAGTTTTCTGCACTTGAACAAACGATGAACTTAGCGAAATCATTTGAAAAGTTTGCTGAAGCACAAACGCAAGCCCAAATGATTCAATATACAAGTTTTGTTGGTAAAAATGTCGCTTGGCATGAGTTAAAGCTAGATGAACAAGGCAATACCGTTACCGGGGAAGATGGCAAGCTTGTTGTCGAGGAAGGTACCAATAAAATCGTCTCTATTAAATATGAAAATGGCGATGTCAAATTCGTCTTAGATAATGATAAAGTCATTACACCAGGTAATATCTCAGAAGTGAAGACGGATGGTGCAGGTGGAACAAATAGCCTTGTTGAGGCAAGTATGCTTATAGGTAAATTTGTTGGCTATATGGATGGCGAGCAAGAAAAGTCAGGTAAAGTCGTCTCTGTTTCCAATAAAGATGGTAAGCTTCAATATATTTTAGAAGATGGAACGCGGGTTGAAGGTAAGAATTTCACAGCAATTAGTGAAACAGGCATACCGAAAGCTGAAATGCCTCCAGAATCCGAAGAACCAGCTAAACAAGAAGATGTACCGGGAACATCGGAAGAGACAACTCCATGA
- a CDS encoding flagellar hook-length control protein FliK — protein MNIAALQAIAGQNLQTSSSSVQTDQAASGTFGSVFSSIVSAGTASIAPVQQQSASQVSDESILAIFNATSVEELELVLKELVGDEAGGQLSSLTNLGNLEELASLLEIEPDQLMNTILSLLEKAGLSEEELIEVTYSNDIWAVLNAIEQVAPQFFNQLSDALEGKGDLPKQQAANLLALLKIVELAAPKTDLLLKQEQQVFTLQNNLVAAGEQFEKLLQASQAGKSSTIPLPASKHAVQFVVQTETTGQAMTDEGTAKNGASAKGGPVDEALVKVSPESTTPKESLQQTISSVAGHVAVARGEFSTTTATTTTQNEELVREMQNIFKRSGLGQTGGTNRLLIKLYPEHLGQIRIELVQVNGVMTARILASTALGKEMLDSQLNQLRQAFLQQNLQVERIDVSQTLQDTSRNDREQAFNQHFKRQGQEAESQQQQNDEEEMTFAEYMIDLEV, from the coding sequence GTGAATATCGCAGCACTACAAGCAATAGCAGGGCAAAATCTACAAACTTCGTCAAGTAGCGTACAAACTGACCAAGCAGCGAGTGGAACGTTTGGTTCGGTCTTTAGCAGTATCGTTTCAGCTGGAACAGCATCCATAGCTCCAGTTCAACAGCAGTCAGCTAGTCAAGTTTCGGATGAGTCAATTCTAGCTATTTTTAATGCAACGTCAGTTGAAGAACTGGAATTGGTGTTAAAAGAGCTAGTTGGTGATGAAGCCGGGGGGCAACTATCTTCCCTAACAAATCTGGGAAATTTGGAAGAGTTAGCGAGCTTGCTAGAAATAGAGCCTGATCAATTGATGAATACTATTTTGTCTTTGTTAGAGAAGGCAGGCCTTAGTGAAGAAGAACTGATAGAAGTTACTTATTCAAATGATATATGGGCAGTGCTGAATGCTATTGAACAAGTAGCACCACAGTTTTTCAATCAATTATCGGATGCGCTTGAAGGCAAAGGTGATTTGCCAAAACAACAGGCGGCTAATTTGTTAGCACTATTGAAAATAGTTGAATTAGCTGCACCGAAAACGGATTTGTTGTTGAAGCAGGAACAGCAGGTCTTCACACTGCAAAATAATCTTGTAGCAGCAGGTGAACAATTCGAAAAACTGCTCCAAGCTAGTCAGGCTGGAAAGTCTAGTACGATTCCATTACCAGCATCAAAACACGCTGTGCAGTTTGTTGTCCAAACGGAAACGACTGGGCAAGCGATGACGGATGAAGGAACGGCGAAGAATGGTGCGAGTGCTAAAGGGGGACCAGTGGACGAAGCGCTAGTAAAAGTAAGTCCAGAATCAACGACACCGAAAGAATCATTACAACAAACCATTAGTAGTGTGGCGGGCCATGTAGCAGTAGCTAGAGGAGAATTTTCAACAACTACCGCAACGACAACGACACAAAATGAAGAGCTAGTACGTGAAATGCAAAATATTTTTAAGCGTTCAGGCCTTGGTCAAACTGGTGGAACGAATCGTTTACTCATTAAACTGTATCCAGAGCATCTTGGACAAATCCGGATTGAACTGGTACAGGTCAATGGAGTGATGACAGCACGTATTCTTGCGTCAACTGCACTAGGTAAAGAAATGCTGGATAGTCAGCTGAATCAGCTTCGTCAAGCATTCTTACAGCAAAACCTACAAGTAGAGCGAATCGACGTTTCCCAAACATTGCAAGACACGTCAAGAAATGATCGTGAGCAAGCCTTTAATCAGCATTTCAAAAGACAAGGGCAAGAAGCAGAAAGTCAGCAACAACAAAATGATGAAGAAGAAATGACATTTGCAGAATATATGATTGATTTGGAGGTGTAA
- a CDS encoding MotE family protein: MKKTKESNTVSEVKKEKSTGIFQILLLWIFIPLLFASAVLLILAKFADINVFDKAKEWTEKLPFVSEKNEEEADDGAIDLVLEERLVTLQAEIKEKEAELFKLQSDLDKSVDEKDKLLLEQQRLADEIEQLINDNDVSKKDFKGIITTYEQMSAKSVAPVIVKMTDSEAVRILASLKPDTLAAVLEKMEPEDAAKYTSLLTSDS; the protein is encoded by the coding sequence GTGAAAAAAACTAAAGAGTCGAACACTGTATCCGAAGTGAAAAAAGAAAAATCCACTGGGATATTCCAAATACTATTGCTTTGGATATTCATCCCACTGCTCTTTGCATCAGCTGTCTTGCTCATCCTAGCTAAGTTTGCAGATATCAATGTCTTTGACAAAGCAAAAGAATGGACTGAAAAACTGCCATTCGTTAGTGAGAAAAATGAAGAAGAAGCCGACGATGGAGCAATCGATCTTGTCTTGGAAGAACGCCTTGTCACCTTACAAGCGGAGATCAAGGAAAAAGAAGCTGAGCTGTTCAAACTGCAAAGTGACCTTGATAAGTCCGTAGATGAAAAGGATAAATTGCTGTTAGAGCAACAAAGACTTGCCGATGAAATCGAACAGCTTATCAATGACAATGATGTGTCAAAAAAGGATTTCAAAGGCATCATCACAACTTATGAACAGATGTCCGCGAAATCAGTAGCTCCGGTCATTGTAAAAATGACTGATAGCGAAGCGGTTCGGATTTTAGCTAGTTTAAAGCCGGATACACTTGCTGCCGTGCTTGAAAAGATGGAACCAGAGGATGCGGCAAAGTATACATCATTATTGACCAGTGATAGTTAG